A genomic segment from Oncorhynchus keta strain PuntledgeMale-10-30-2019 chromosome 9, Oket_V2, whole genome shotgun sequence encodes:
- the nudcd3 gene encoding nudC domain-containing protein 3 — protein MASPMEMTELYDNALLGILQHVGNIQNFLQVYFGFLYRKTDFYRLLSTPNDRMGFPPGVAEKMVLKSFRLFEHVAEQDRERQQRELQQRQEARMVPPAVQELELQATEQPEEPRGEKTEPDAQRESSDSASGEPNAASCTTSSSQASSSQAPDSIPQPHCSSGAQQSSHGDHAAACSASTDGQVVQQASPDSYNGAVRDTYSWSQDYTDVEVRVHVPKTVVKGRQVCVNMQPGSVRVCLKEEAGETVLMEGELTHKINTENSLWSLEPGCCVVLSLSKSGEVWWSAVLKGEKEIDVNQINRERSMATVDEEEHAVLDRLTFDYHQKLQGKPQSHEMKVHDMLKKGWDAEGSPFKGQQFDPSMFDIPSSAVQM, from the exons ATGGCGTCGCCCATGGAAATGACAGAGTTGTACGACAACGCTTTGCTTGGAATCTTGCAGCATGTTGGAAACATCCAGAATTTCCTTCAGGTCTACTTCGGCTTCCTGTACCGCAAGACAGACTTTTACCGTCTGCTGTCAACCCCCAACGACCGTATGGGCTTTCCTCCAGGGGTGGCCGAGAAAATGGTCCTGAAG TCCTTCCGTCTGTTTGAGCATGTGGctgagcaggacagagagaggcaaCAGAGGGAGCTGCAGCAGAGACAGGAGGCCAGGATGGTGCCCCCCGCGGTGCAAGAGCTGGAGTTGCAGGCCACTGAGCAGCCAGAGGAGCCGAGGGGGGAGAAGACAGAGCCTGATGcccagagagagagctctgactCAGCTTCTGGAGAGCCCAATGCAGCCTCGTGCACTACCTCCTCCAGTCAAGCCTCTTCCAGCCAAGCTCCAGACTCTATTCCACAGCCCCATTGCAGCAGTGGGGCCCAGCAGTCATCACATGGAGACCATGCAGCAGCCTGTTCAGCATCTACAGA tggtcaGGTGGTGCAACAGGCCAGTCCAGATAGTTACAATGGGGCGGTGAGGGACACCTACAGCTGGTCTCAGGACTACACCGACGTTGAGGTCCGGGTCCACGTTCCCAAGACCGtcgtcaagggcagacag GTGTGTGTGAACATGCAGCCGggcagtgtgcgtgtgtgtttgaaggaggaggcaggagagacgGTCCTGATGGAAGGAGAGCTCACACATAAGATCAACACTGAGAACTCACTATGGAGCCTGGAGCCTGGATGTTGTGTGGtg tTGTCTCTCAGTAAGAGTGGGGAGGTCTGGTGGAGTGCTGTGTTGAAAGGGGAGAAGGAGATTGATGTGAACCAGATCAACAGAGAGCGCTCCATGGCCACAGTGGATGAGGAGGAGCATGCCGTGCTGGACAGACTCACCTTCGACTACCACCAGAAACTACAGGGCAAGCCCCAGAGCCACGAGATg AAGGTGCATGACATGCTGAAGAAGGGGTGGGATGCTGAGGGCTCTCCCTTTAAAGGACAACAGTTTGATCCCTCCATGTTCGACATCCCCTCCAGCGCCGTACAGATGTGA